The Paenibacillus sp. G2S3 region TGACCGGTGCAGTGTTGTCGACATTGGGAGATATAGCTACAGGCGCTGTTACTAACGACGAGGGATTTATGGAGCAGTTTCTGACAGCAGCTAACGTTTCAGGCGAAAAAATATGGCAGCTTCCGGCTTACCCGGAATTCCGCGAAATGCTTAAGAGTGAAGTGGCCGATATCCGTAACACCGCAGGAAGATTCGGGGGAGCCACTACCGCTGGGTTATTCGTAGGTGAGTTTGCGGAAGGTCTGCCGTGGATACATCTAGATATTGCTGGAACAGCATTCCTATCTAAAGAACGTGGAGTAAATCCTAGAGGCGGTACAGGTGTCATGGTTCGCACAATAGTTCAGTGGTTACTCAGCGAAAGCGAATGATTGGCTCTTCATAAACAACAAATAGAAACCTCGCCTTAGGACAATGGATGCATGACCAACCATTTCAAAGGCGAGGTTTCTTTGCTTTGTAACAATGATAAAGATTAATTAGTGCCACTGGATTTTTTAGCCTTCGATTGGGCAGTAAAGGATTGTATACCGTTCATAATTTTATCACGAGTTCCCTTATTCTTCAGTAAATAGGCTACGCCCAATGCGGCTGTTGTGAAAAATTTTTTTTTTGTATTCATAGTGATTACCTCCTTGGTATAGTCTGTAGTTGCTTATAACAAACATACCCGAAAGCTATGAAAGCTAAACTATGAACCCTTACATATAACGGTTAGAGCAAGCCTATTTCTTCTTGTTAACAGGTGTTGAGCAGCAGGAGAGGGGAGAATCTAAAGACGCTGCTGAACAGGTCTTACCCTTATCACAGCCAGCACAAGCGCCTTGCTTGCCCTTTTGCACATGTCGATAGATGATCCAGCCTGAATAACCGAAGATTAGAGTGACGATTAGAACATTTATCATTACGATGCCCCACTTTCATTAAGAGAATCAACAAATTACAAGTTCTACGACCAGCCTAGTAATCGCCCACCTTGGAAAATAACAAAAGATACGATATACGCCAGAGCAAGAGAATAGCCAATGGAGAAGAAAGTCCATTTCCAAGAGGCTGTTTC contains the following coding sequences:
- a CDS encoding FeoB-associated Cys-rich membrane protein; translation: MINVLIVTLIFGYSGWIIYRHVQKGKQGACAGCDKGKTCSAASLDSPLSCCSTPVNKKK